A single region of the Malus sylvestris chromosome 8, drMalSylv7.2, whole genome shotgun sequence genome encodes:
- the LOC126631545 gene encoding F-box protein FBW2-like, with the protein MEGGSDFRHWDDLIPDALGLIFGNLTLQEILTVIPRVCQSWNKAVLGPYCWQEIDIEDWSNSCQPHHLDRMLEMLIARSCGSLRKLTVSGLQNDRIFSHIAEHTGSLQTLRLPRSEISDSIVEKTAGRLSNITFLDLSYCGKIGFRALEAIGKNCKMLVALCRNMHPLDTAGKPLLDDEACAIATTMPRLKHLEMAYHLISTGSALQILSSCRELEFLDLRGCWDVKLEDKFLKEKYPKLKVLGPLVLDYYERNEWEDCSDFSDASEYLAWEFVAGELEDYYDDDDDESYAEMWDDEGRLEQLELRFYEGIDHHEDAGGVGWPPSP; encoded by the exons ATGGAAGGGGGAAGCGATTTTCGGCATTGGGACGATTTGATTCCAGATGCATTGGGTCTGATTTTTGGCAATCTCACTCTCCAGGAGATACTGACAGTGATCCCGAGGGTTTGCCAATCCTGGAACAAGGCAGTGTTGGGGCCTTACTGCTGGCAAGAGATTGACATTGAGGACTGGAGTAACAGCTGCCAGCCTCACCACCTCGATCGAATGCTTGAAATGCTGATTGCTAGAAGCTGTGGATCGCTCCGAAAGCTCACAGTTTCCGGCCTCCAAAATGACAGAATCTTCTCCCACATTGCTGAGCA TACTGGTTCCCTTCAGACCTTGAGACTGCCAAGAAGTGAAATTAGTGATTCTATAGTAGAAAAGACTGCTGGAAGGCTCTCAAATATCACTTTCCTGGATCTTAGCTACTGTGGCAAAATTGGTTTTCGTGCTTTAGAGGCCATCGGAAAGAACTGTAAAATGCTCGTAGCATTGTGTCGGAACATGCACCCATTGGATACAGCAGGCAAGCCTTTGCTGGATGACGAGGCTTGTGCCATTGCCACCACAATGCCAAGGCTCAAGCACCTTGAGATGGCATACCATCTTATCAGCACAGGAAGTGCTCTCCAAATACTCTCGAGCTGCCGCGAGCTCGAGTTCCTGGATTTGAGAGGGTGCTGGGATGTTAAACTTGAGGACAAGTTCCTGAAAGAGAAGTACCCAAAATTGAAGGTTTTGGGGCCTCTTGTTCTGGACTACTATGAGAGGAATGAGTGGGAAGATTGCTCGGATTTCTCCGATGCTTCTGAGTATTTGGCATGGGAATTCGTCGCCGGTGAATTGGAGGATTACtatgacgacgacgacgacgagaGTTATGCCGAGATGTGGGATGATGAAGGCAGGCTGGAGCAGCTTGAGCTGAGGTTCTATGAAGGAATTGATCACCATGAAGATGCAGGAGGAGTTGGTTGGCCTCCATCTCCTTAG